In the Gemmatimonadota bacterium genome, one interval contains:
- a CDS encoding peptidoglycan DD-metalloendopeptidase family protein: MKKYLTLMFISHNEGYIKEYHLSRPKFIGIISTLCLLLLLSLGYVATIGKRERLAELKEENTALQREFVLIQEELENMRHNMDQLQEKDRIMRAWVDLSEPSDEVRQIGVGGGEAILPEWESAVSDDVSDLLTDNRTNMDQLLREAHFLKTSFDTILTVLSQDIQMRQHIPSITPVRMENPRISSGFGYRRDPFTGRRQFHFGIDYPGRRGTPIIATADGKIDKIDHNRRLGWYVIIDHGYGLKTLYGHLNRKPHVKLGTRVKRGEKIGEMGRTGRSTAPHLHYSVYKNGDPENPKHYIFDQKTRSLF; this comes from the coding sequence ATGAAAAAATATTTGACTTTAATGTTTATCTCCCACAATGAAGGTTATATCAAAGAATACCATCTCTCACGACCCAAATTTATCGGCATTATAAGTACATTATGCCTGCTCCTATTGCTCTCACTCGGCTATGTTGCCACAATTGGCAAAAGGGAAAGACTTGCCGAACTCAAGGAGGAAAACACGGCACTCCAACGCGAATTTGTCTTAATACAAGAAGAATTGGAAAACATGCGCCACAACATGGACCAGCTACAGGAAAAAGATCGCATCATGCGCGCCTGGGTTGACCTGTCCGAACCGAGTGACGAAGTCCGTCAAATAGGTGTGGGGGGCGGAGAGGCCATACTGCCAGAATGGGAAAGTGCCGTTTCAGACGATGTCTCAGATCTTCTGACTGATAACCGCACCAATATGGATCAACTCTTGCGAGAAGCGCACTTTCTGAAAACCAGTTTTGATACGATTTTGACAGTACTCAGCCAAGACATCCAGATGCGTCAGCACATCCCTTCAATTACCCCCGTACGGATGGAAAATCCGAGAATATCGTCGGGATTTGGCTACCGTCGCGATCCATTCACTGGTCGCAGACAATTTCACTTTGGTATCGATTATCCCGGTCGCAGGGGCACGCCCATTATCGCCACAGCCGATGGGAAAATAGACAAAATTGACCACAACAGACGTTTGGGATGGTATGTGATTATCGACCACGGCTATGGCCTGAAAACCCTGTATGGACACCTGAACAGAAAGCCACATGTCAAGCTCGGAACGCGCGTCAAACGCGGTGAAAAGATTGGAGAGATGGGCAGGACAGGACGCTCAACAGCGCCTCATCTCCATTACTCAGTCTATAAAAATGGCGATCCCGAAAATCCCAAACACTACATCTTTGATCAAAAAACGCGCTCTTTGTTTTAA